The genomic DNA TCATGCTACTACATCACTGATAACCTTATTCTGCGAATCATTCGCGAAGTTTCAAAAAGCAAACGACAGTTTTAAGGTCTTCTTACAGGCCTTCCAAAGTTTCagaatgttttcttttcaaaagtcATAGCCACCTTAACGACATGGACTCATTCCAccagaaaatatctgttcgtCCCTGGAAGCCATGTGCAGAGCTCGAAAAGCGTACATCATTGCAACTGGCTAAATTCATAAACAATCGTAAAGAATTCAAAAGTtagataaattattattgttattacatttCTGTTGTTACGTTGTCTGTAGTCTTATGTAGGTTTTTCTTGGTGGCTTGAATTTCAAATCGTAACCCTTCAAATCGGGAAGAAGTCAGGTTGTACCTGACGAAACCTTGAAATTATGATATGAAACTACAGCCAACCTGGCtgtttgtaatgatttttttctCTAAATCCAGGAGCCGATGTAACGTTTAAGGTCGATTTCACCCTGTTTAACCTGCCTTGTAGGCGCCCTCCCCTTTTCAAATCGGGCACCCTTCCTTCCTTAGAGAAGGGGCCAGCTTTTGGgccaatttacacggtacgattttcgtcgcatgcgacaagctcacgacagacCCACGACATGAGTTACGATGgtcgtgtacgtcagaaaagTTGTCGTAGTATTTTAAAACGTGTTTTGAAACGCTGCCACAATCaaaagtcatgtcgtaggcctgtcgtgagcttgtcgcatgcgacaacaatcgtaccgtgtaaatcggccctcaTAGGCCGACTCGTAGGACTGTCGTAAGCATGTCGCAtgtttgttcaacattttttttggaagaatgttttgatttccatcaaacattTTATCTAACATACAACCAATGTTGAAGCGCGTAACCGCCttttcaacaatgttgtattGCAAAGACTAAAGTGACGTGTTTCAAACAATTATATGcatatccaacattgttggaagCGTTCTTTTAACAATGTTGGGTCGTGTTCTGCTAGCAATGTTACAACGTATAGCCGGGACTTTATACCGTGCAAATCGGCCCTAAATCGGCCCTTCAGCCCCGGCTACACATTGTAACATTTAGAAGAAGACGTCCCAACATTGTTATAACAACGCTTTTAAGGGCGGCTGcacgcttcaacatttgttgtatgttggagaagatgtttgatcgaaatcaaaacattcttccaacaaaaaatTTTGAACAAACGTCATCTAACATGTATGCTACACGATCTaacattgttgatccaacaaatgTCTTATAACAATGTTTAGCCTGGGCTTTACACGAACCCGGAACTTAGACATCAGATACTCTAACCCAGAACTCCACGCGAGCCGTGTTTTTGATCGAGGAGAGCCTGAACTCCAGTCACTTCTGAGTCAGTAGTAGACTGTAGATTGAGGGTTACTTCGCTCTTTTATGCGGTGTCGGGGAATTAATCGATGAAATATGATGTCTCAAACGGAACTTTTAACCTGGTCAGAGCCGGACACAAAATTTTTCGCGGATAATCTGCTGGGAGTTGAAGATTGGGGTGAGTTTCTTTCATGCGCTTCCCTTGTAACTTGAAAGCGGCCGGTTTAAGTTTTCATGTAAATCATCCGCTTTTATCTTCAGGAGACTCGATTACAGATCTAAAATTCAATCCAGACGACTTATTTTTGGAAAGCAAAGATCAGGACTTGCAATTAGAGGTAAGGTTTTTGAAACATCGGAAATGTTTTCCGTTTCGCTGAAATTAAATATTGCGTGATTCGCTCATGTGTGAATTTTGCTTGAATCCTTTTAATTTCGAATCCTTACTCTTATGGGAAGTCTTTTAACTGTTTTCTACATTATTCGCTTTAATCGAAAGAAGTAAAATCAGCTTTACAGTAATATAAAGCTTCCTAGTAGAAGTTGTGGAGAGCAGAAAACAGATTAAAGTCGACCTGCTGGAAGTGAGTCTGAGCTTCCGCAAAATGCCAAGAGGAAGTGATATTGAGTTGCCTTCACGTCAAATTTGATATGAGTACGGACGCGTGTTGGATTTCCtatcaatattattttatttcttttaacattttcacGTGTTGGAGCCATAGATCAGGTcgaacaaagagtattgtgTTAACATGGCTATTTAAAAAGCCGCCTCCAGGACAACGGGTACTTTCACCAACTATTCAATTCAAGGAGTACGCATGCAGCGTATTATCAGATAACTCCATCGCCCAAATGATGTCTTGCACGAATCTTGTCAAAAAGAGTCCAATTGGTCTTTGGTTGTCAAGGTTCTAATTTTAAGTAGAAACTTTTAATTTTCTCAAAGCGTGAGGTTTGTTGCAATTTTAATGAGGCCATTCATGGTGCATTGTTTACATCTCTCAAGGCCAAGGATGATCAACTTAGTGAATTTTTATCAAATCTTGGATCAGATCCACCTTCTCCTATGCTCGAAGATTTTAATTTCACTTCAAGTAAGTGATTTTTGTATGTTATTTACAAGTATTTTGTACTAGGGTTCCATGGGATGATTAATTCAGCTCTGTGTTTGTTAGGTCAGCTGTCAAATGACAATTCAAACATTTCCTTCAACAGGTGTATGTGTAAAAGAGGAACCTCTTTCTCCTTTCTCATCAAATTCGTCCTGTACCTCTCTTCCAAGTTCACCTGAGAACCAGGTATAATGAAGCAATATACATTGTATCTTGTACACTGATCTATGTACTTTTTTGCCTAAACGGGATATTTTTTACACAAAGTTACCGAGTTAATTGCACTTGATGTTGGTAACAACCTGAAGACCGATAAACGTATTATGCAAAAGCCACTGTGCATAAAATGTACCCTTATTTTTTGTGGTAATGTCATTGAAATTCCAAGAAACAGAGGCAAATGGTGGTAGCATTGCAATGAAAATAGAGGAAGAAAAAGTCTTCCAGACCTGCCCTTTTTATGGGGTTGTTAGATGATTTTGTAGCAGGTGGCTGTACTTAAAAAATGCAAGGGGAAAAATTAATAAGAAATGtactttttataaaaatatacaataatattataaagaTTTTTCATTAATAGATATAGATTGTATATTATCTAGTTTATTGTAATAGACCAGTTTTCACAGTtaactggatctagcatgaaatggaggctaatgcaggggaaaTAATATACATGAGAAAAGATTGCTCTTcagtagcctccatttcatgctcaaTCCAACCCAACTATTAGAATacgaaatttgcatattcatcGCAAGATGTTTATTTTGGTGTTGTATGTCCACTTCACGTTTTTGTGAGCCTCTTCCCTCCGACATGAATGTATTCATGTGGGTCAATAgagtattgtattttattgtaagtCCATGGTAATCCATCTGCTTTGTTGACATTAACTTTATGGTTCTTTTAATTACCTCTTGAATTGATTGGGTTTGCCTTTTAGTACTGTTCCCATTGGTTGTCATGATGATAATTCATTATAATGATTAATGGACCTTTGGAGTAAGTCGCAAAAAAGGCAagaatgttttcatttttttccagtttctcatAAATGGGGACAGTTCGCCTGTACACCAGGGGAATGCAGATTTTGAATTACTACATGCCAGTCTGCTCTCAAATCCTGCAAATATTAAGTCAGATGCTGCCCTCACACCAGTTTGTAATGTTAAAAAAGAGCGATTACCCAGTTCACAATCCTGTAGCAGCAGTGGCAACATGAAGCCTATCAAACCCATGCCAGTCACCACGTCTATTCCTGTCAGCATCCAGAAATCTCCAGTGACTAAAGCTGCTGCTGGTATGTACATACCTTTTAGTATAAAATACAGTTGTATTGAATTTTCACTCTTGGATTTAGAGTTTCTAACCTTCTGCTTAGCTCAtgcaatctcggttatcagctgaGCTCATAATACTTTATATACCTTATGACCTCATGTCCTAATATGAAACTGATTGTGCCAACCATTTTGTAATGAAATTTAAGGACATGAGATTAGTTATAGTCAACTCCAATGTGCATGGAATCATTGTTAAAAGTCATGACTGTGTTGCCAGATGATAAAGGGTAAATAGTGGGGTCAAGGCTAGTTAGACGTGGCAAAATACATGACATTGTGTAGTGTACCATGGAAATCTATTGGTTTTAGGGTTGGGTCATTGCACCGCAATGATGCGTAAACTTATCGGTTTCAAATTTAATGAAGGTAGCAGCCATTTGACCCTTTAATAAAACTACTGTAAAGAGAGGCATGGGAGTGCTTGTTAAATCAAGATGAGATCCATGCTCTCTTTCAGGTGTATTTAaatcacatgtacatgtacattgtagcaATAGTAAGCGAGGGTTAAATTACTCATTGTTTTAGACATTTTAAGTTATGTAACATTGACCACTTCTTACCAAGAGTTTTAGGATCAGTGAGACGAACAAGGAAATATTATCATCATTAAGAATCCAAACCACCTTTTGAAAGATTTTGATCCAGCtacttattataattataatatacagggcttgaaataattttacgaaaaagtCCAGTcacaattttgcgacaagatacgaaagtttagggtgcgtttttttggcaaaatcccAAAACCGATTTCtgatctcggatcaatggattcttcagtgtcaaaaaacgcaaaatctgaaaaaggattatttccatgacaacgcaaatAAACAAACCCAAAGCTgcatgcaaattaaaaaaaatgaaaatgccaccagaaaaaaaaaaccttaacaATTGACAaaaagaaatgatgaaaaacttgctTTTTTAGCAGTAGGAAAGGTGCTAAatttttagtgtaatttctggcgtgaaatttgcaggaaacctaactattttcaACCTTTTCATGTCTTCGATCGTATGGTAAAAATGGTTGGACACATTTGGGCTAAActgtcatgtacatgtatattagctgtcgtgtatcatttttgcatggaaaaccaCTTGTCAAAAGTACTTTTTTCAAGTCCTTTCCAAGAAAAACGCTGAAgtgatgaatctcaaaaatccggatttagatttaatccgaagtatcctcctcgagtgtggatactttggattcatgatccaTTTTTGGGTTTTGcctaaaaaacacaaaatctgtttttggattttccccaaaaaacgcacccttagttgTAATTTCACAAAGAGTCCCAAAATCATTTTGTTCTCTGcagtttagcaaaacaaaatatgagcccacaatattTACTCGTGTGTAAAGGAACTGCTGAAAATGAGGATGCATGTAatatcgcagctaaattacgctacaattaTGCTaacttcagattgaaagaaaattcatggcgagaaacaaaagaatatttttcttcctttatttattttagcaaaagtagcagcaaagtggcaactgctaaacccttttgtttcgaaagagcgaaggtgaaagCAAGTCCTAAATTTGTGGTATCTCCAGATATTTTCgttgcaaagggaaaaaatttagTAGCAAATGCAattgtattggtcgcaatttcaagtcctgatttacatgtacatgtatgaaataACCCCAAAGTAGATAACTGTATGTTATTAATCTTCTTGTAACTAACTGACTTTTCCCCCCTGTCTTGTTGTAGGTATCCCTGTTTATATTCCTTGCACTGGTTCGATACCAACCAATAGTGTAGTGTCTGTGGTAGTTGGGGTAAGcgtctgcttttttttttaaacaagagTTTTCAGGATTGATTCTTTCTTATCATAGGATCTCTGTTCACCCACAAGGGGTGCTTGTAAAGCTCGCGTAAATCTTTACACTCGTGTTTTGCGCATGTATTTCACGTGTATTATTTTTGTGTGTAAAGACACCATATTGCACGCATTTTACATGTATGCGCGTGTAAATGCTGATATTCCTGCAGCGTGTATTGTATTATTGACTTTTTTAAATGTACAAAAGGTGATGGTGAATGGTAAGAGCCATTTGTCAACTATGTCTATTCCTCAAAGATCCAAACAtacattttttttggtttcttagACATTGTACACATGTAAATCAACATTCCTCAGAATGAACTTGCAATTTTTGACAGCCAAGTAATTTCAAGTTCCTTATTTCAAAGCAATCAAGAATCATGATATCAAAGACTTGGGAAAATCTATGTTGTGAGTGCTCACTGACAGGTTACAGTAACAGAGGTCAAACCTGTGACCTTTGCAATTACTAATTCGGATGCTCTACTActgggtcacctcgcagctcttacaaggtctcacctgattggagaccacccttgaggtttaacaaaagaacaaataacagaaacaatggaccctatgcctaaaacaaaagggccattgtttctgttaccctaggactaaaacaaaagggccattgtttctgttatttgttcttttgttaaacctcaagggtggtctccaatcaggtgagaccttgtaggagctgcgaggctaccgctACTACTGAGCTACAGgagacattaattttattattcacTTAATCTAAAGTAGTGATGACTTTATTTCAGGTTGTCAAAATGATTGTTAGTCAATGTCACTTGATCATGTCACACAGTAGTGGGTACAAGCattgttcttttgtttgataTTGTAGAATAAGGTGAACCCTACAGTTTCAAAGACAGCTGTAGTTGGTGGAAGTAGTTCTAGTGAGGTGGATGTAAGTAAtgttaaaacaatttttttttcataagtttgtGACTAATTTGGCAGTGTTTACATATTAAGTAGAGAAAATCATATGAGCTTGGAGTATACATGTAAGTGAAGCTAATTATTGGTTGGATTAAACTGTAATACACAGGAAGTTTAGACGAAGTGTACATGGGACAAAGGTCTGACTTCTTTCTGATTTTGCACCACAGTGATGTACGTTTATTTACTGCAATTTCTTATCATGGTAACTGTTAAATCCTATTCAGGCAAAGCTTttaaaaagacaacaaagaatGATAAAGAACAGAGAGTCAGCCTGTTTGtccagaaagaaaaagaaagaggtaATTTCATGTACAATCACTGAGCCACTGTAACAACTTACCTTTTTGAGTGTGTAGACAAcagttcattaattaataagaaTATAAACAAACTGTACATTTGTAGTTACAGTGTATGTATGTGGCATAAAAACTGTAAGGGTTTAAGGTGTCTTAGATCCAATAATTTGGTCATTCAGTAATTGTATACCATGGTAAATCCATAGTAGATAATTTTACAGAATAAAATAGAAAGTCAAAAACAAAGccaatgttttgtaaattgactTTGACTTTCTCTTTATTATAATTACAACACAGCCTCTGCAATTTTACTCAATTAAGACTGAACAACTTTCactttaattataattatactaCTCTCTTTTATGTGAACTATTGTAATGAttagtacatgtagatgtagtaAATTCCTTTTTACTTGTGTCAATTTAAATGAGACTGAAAATAAGCTTTAAATACACTGCAttttttgtgattggttaattctTATGTTTGTTTCTTATTGTTAGTACTTGCAAAGCCTTGAAAACAAAGTGAAGGAGGTTTCAAACTTGAATGAGTCATTGAGAGTGCAGAACGAGAATTTAAAAAGAAGGGTTAATGAATTGGAAGTAGAGGTTTGTACCTTGTATTTTACCCTAAAGTGCTTTTCTCTGgaagaaaaattaatatgtCTTTAAATAATGAATTAAATTATTCATAATTGATGCAgtaagaaatagaaaattttTTAGCTTCTCCTTGGGATGGATCTGGCTTggagaaaaaattaatatgcattaACTGTTTAAAGCTTGTGggaattttaatttctttctttggttttgtttttcttttcattgtatttttttcttatctttCTTCGTTTCTTAATTATCTCAATCCAATCCAACCAACTGGCATTTGACAAAACACTGTAACTTCAGTTGTCCAATAATAGGAGATCCAAAATGGATGAAAAAAGTACACTCTCTTGACTTCTTTACAACCATCTGCTTGCTTTAACAGAATACATTGCTGAGAAGTAGAAATCCAGAGCTTATGAGCACCATAAAAAAGTCCACATGTGTTttagttgttgttctgtttgtAGTTTTAAACATTGGTCCTTTCAGGTGAGATTACAGATTTTTGTTACATCCACTCAACCCATCGATTCCTAGGGGTGGGatttgatagattttactctgtctaatgcccgacgattttacttgtcaaatgGGGTGGTCC from Montipora capricornis isolate CH-2021 chromosome 2, ASM3666992v2, whole genome shotgun sequence includes the following:
- the LOC138020262 gene encoding cyclic AMP-dependent transcription factor ATF-6 alpha-like; the encoded protein is MMSQTELLTWSEPDTKFFADNLLGVEDWGDSITDLKFNPDDLFLESKDQDLQLEAKDDQLSEFLSNLGSDPPSPMLEDFNFTSSVCVKEEPLSPFSSNSSCTSLPSSPENQFLINGDSSPVHQGNADFELLHASLLSNPANIKSDAALTPVCNVKKERLPSSQSCSSSGNMKPIKPMPVTTSIPVSIQKSPVTKAAAGIPVYIPCTGSIPTNSVVSVVVGNKVNPTVSKTAVVGGSSSSEVDAKLLKRQQRMIKNRESACLSRKKKKEYLQSLENKVKEVSNLNESLRVQNENLKRRVNELEVENTLLRSRNPELMSTIKKSTCVLVVVLFVVLNIGPFSNLKEQWRFNKGDFLHDSVVHRGRALLNYQGSSDEPNDLEKPMMSSAPVSRGYDSKSVIKATHPRMLNTSQKNIYPLKARSTERKDLMVIRNKWDFLGDSKHKRRNFRRKDRKSKSRRKFERKQQNSTLDEQFYCPSSFNKTEVNRINEALEGWVKRYADQRLVKQRKQRRRQTKMESAIKELALRIASNCTSDVKRMISRHKFSRKPNSASMNAVQLFQSGDTYKAFEDEINRKPDTLYVVSFRRDHLVFPATEFNATQRPKMSFMIMAAPNRTEWHQDDSSNTDMITMMQIDCQVMDTKLVNIKRSSIPVQHSDTPYFTKTSFTAPNGNTFVKPAK